The following are encoded together in the Archocentrus centrarchus isolate MPI-CPG fArcCen1 chromosome 23, fArcCen1, whole genome shotgun sequence genome:
- the ccdc3a gene encoding coiled-coil domain-containing protein 3a produces MFATTLLLATLCVFAHLDTFTHGCQLPSEWRPLSEGCRAELAEIIVYARVLAIHREPLGAGGGSLYNSLPFGFGYGYEGAEEGLLYSAEVELLCDQAWGSMLEVPSGSRLNLTGLGYLSCQSHTVMENYSYFFFLRMDENYNIRPHGVNFQDAIFPDMMENRRTFSSLFQFSNCTQGSQPFQTFSPEWDAQEDNRLLCSSVQAALFEEEERGRKLQERLAAAERRNRQLKERVRKVKRSLRNARKAARKAEQEAQELQHKLKAVERRAGHHLNTITQEEPPLGGYTSAAIRQGMQL; encoded by the exons ATGTTTGCCACGACTCTCCTCCTTGCAACGCTCTGCGTTTTTGCGCATCTGGACACCTTTACGCATGGTTGCCAGCTCCCCTCGGAGTGGCGGCCGCTGAGCGAGGGCTGCCGGGCGGAACTGGCGGAGATCATCGTGTATGCCCGGGTCCTGGCAATCCACCGGGAGCCTCTGGGCGCTGGAGGGGGCAGTCTGTACAACTCGCTGCCCTTCGGGTTCGGATACGGGTACGAGGGCGCGGAGGAAGGGCTGCTGTACTCTGCAGAGGTGGAGTTGTTGTGCGACCAAGCCTGGGGCAGTATGCTGGAGGTGCCCTCTGGATCCAGGCTCAACCTGACCGGGCTGGGTTACCTGTCCTGTCAGTCCCATACCGTGATGGAGAACTACTCctatttctttttcctcag GATGGATGAGAACTACAACATCCGGCCTCACGGTGTCAACTTCCAGGATGCTATCTTCCCGGACATGATGGAGAACAGGCGCACCTTCTCCAGTCTCTTCCAGTTCTCCAACTGCACCCAGGGTAGCCAGCCATTCCAGACATTCAGCCCTGAGTGGGACGCACAGGAAGACAACAGA CTGCTGTGTTCATCAGTGCAGGCTGCACTgtttgaggaggaggagcgcgGCCGGAAGTTGCAGGAGCGCCTGGCTGCGGCAGAGAGGAGGAACCGGCAGTTGAAGGAGCGAGTTCGCAAGGTGAAGCGTTCCCTGAGGAATGCCCGCAAAGCTGCGCGCAAGGCCGAGCAGGAGGCGCAGGAGCTGCAACACAAGCTAAAAGCTGTGGAGAGAAGAGCGGGGCATCACCTCAACACCATAACACAGGAGGAGCCTCCGCTCGGGGGTTACACAAGTGCAGCCATACGTCAGGGGATGCAACTTTAA